One window from the genome of Flavobacterium agricola encodes:
- a CDS encoding HD domain-containing protein translates to MSNSNKLKILNDPIYGFVTIPNSLIYDIVQHPYFQRLRRISQMGMSFLVFPGAHHTRFHHAIGCMHLMQKAVYSLRFKGVQISESEENALYIAILLHDIGHGPFSHAMEHSIVEGVHHEQLSLRFMHELNETFNGQLDLAIQVFKGEYPRQFMIQLISSQLDIDRLDYLKRDSFYSGVAEGNINSERIIQMLNVVDDVLVVEEKGIYSVEHFLVSRRLMYWQAYFHKTSLVAELILTKVFNRAKELAQKGQLVPCTKPLQYFLNRTLTQETFSKEDLFQFSLLDDSDIIAAIKTWMFEPDYVLSALSKMIINRDLLKIKMLTDKVSKEKVDELRQKLIQQTDITAEQAKYLVFSGKIKNQAYNLEDGPIYISDKKNQIKDVIMVSDQLNLKALTKPVTKYYLCFPKSLLEN, encoded by the coding sequence GTGAGTAACTCTAACAAATTAAAAATACTAAATGATCCTATTTATGGGTTTGTAACTATTCCAAATAGTTTGATCTATGACATAGTACAGCATCCTTATTTTCAGAGGTTGCGTCGTATTAGTCAGATGGGTATGTCATTTTTAGTTTTTCCGGGAGCTCATCATACACGTTTTCACCACGCCATTGGCTGCATGCATTTAATGCAAAAGGCTGTTTATTCTCTTCGTTTTAAAGGCGTTCAGATTTCTGAATCTGAAGAAAATGCCCTTTATATTGCTATTTTATTACACGATATTGGTCACGGTCCGTTCTCACATGCTATGGAACATTCTATAGTTGAAGGGGTGCATCATGAACAATTGTCGTTGCGTTTTATGCATGAATTAAACGAAACGTTTAACGGTCAGTTAGATTTAGCTATTCAGGTGTTTAAAGGCGAATATCCACGTCAATTCATGATTCAATTAATATCTTCTCAATTAGATATTGATCGCTTAGATTATTTAAAACGTGATAGCTTTTATAGCGGTGTTGCCGAAGGAAATATTAATTCGGAGCGCATCATTCAAATGCTAAATGTGGTTGATGATGTTTTGGTGGTAGAAGAAAAAGGTATTTATTCGGTAGAACATTTTTTAGTGAGTCGCCGTTTAATGTATTGGCAAGCTTATTTTCATAAAACCAGCTTAGTTGCCGAACTTATTTTAACCAAAGTTTTTAATCGAGCAAAAGAATTGGCCCAAAAAGGACAACTTGTTCCTTGTACCAAACCGTTGCAGTATTTTTTAAACCGCACGTTAACACAGGAAACATTTTCTAAAGAAGATTTATTTCAGTTTTCACTTTTAGACGATTCGGATATAATTGCAGCAATTAAAACTTGGATGTTTGAACCCGATTATGTGTTGTCAGCTTTAAGTAAGATGATTATTAATCGCGATTTACTTAAAATAAAGATGCTCACCGACAAAGTTTCTAAAGAAAAAGTTGACGAGTTAAGACAAAAACTAATACAACAAACCGATATAACAGCCGAACAAGCTAAATATTTAGTTTTTAGCGGTAAAATAAAAAATCAGGCTTATAATTTAGAAGACGGACCTATTTATATAAGTGATAAAAAAAATCAAATTAAAGATGTTATCATGGTTTCCGATCAGTTAAATTTAAAAGCTTTAACTAAACCAGTAACAAAATATTATCTGTGTTTTCCGAAATCACTTTTAGAAAACTAG
- the lpxD gene encoding UDP-3-O-(3-hydroxymyristoyl)glucosamine N-acyltransferase, whose amino-acid sequence MKFTAEQIANVLGGTVEGDATIEVDKLSKIEEGEPGSLTFLANPKYNHYIYTTKASLAIVATTFEATQALDVTLIRVEDPYKSFTQLLEYYNQVKLMKSGIEQPSVISENVTYGDNLYLGSFAYIGKNVVIGNNVKIYPNTFIGDNVTIGDDTILFAGVRVYSESVIGKHCVIHSGTIIGSDGFGFAPLEDGSYKKVPQIGNVILEDHVEIGANSTIDRATLGSTVIRKGVKLDNHIQVAHNVEIGENTVIASQTGIAGSTKIGKNCIIGGQVGIVGHITIGNNVRIQAQTGVSRSVKDGEAIQGTPALPYNAYNKSFIHFKNLDKIVKDINNLKKNNKLD is encoded by the coding sequence ATGAAATTCACAGCAGAACAAATAGCAAACGTTTTAGGCGGTACGGTAGAAGGAGATGCAACCATTGAGGTTGATAAATTATCTAAGATTGAAGAAGGTGAACCAGGTTCTTTAACGTTTTTAGCAAACCCAAAATACAACCATTACATATATACAACCAAAGCAAGCTTAGCCATTGTTGCTACAACTTTTGAGGCAACTCAAGCTTTAGATGTTACCTTAATTCGTGTTGAAGATCCGTATAAATCATTTACACAATTACTTGAATATTACAATCAGGTAAAATTAATGAAATCTGGGATTGAACAGCCTTCTGTAATATCAGAAAACGTAACTTATGGTGACAATTTATATTTAGGAAGTTTTGCTTACATTGGTAAGAATGTTGTAATTGGAAATAATGTTAAAATTTATCCAAATACATTTATTGGAGATAATGTAACTATTGGCGATGATACCATTCTTTTTGCTGGCGTTCGCGTGTATTCAGAAAGCGTAATTGGTAAACATTGTGTAATTCATTCAGGAACTATTATTGGTTCTGACGGATTTGGTTTTGCACCATTAGAAGATGGAAGTTATAAAAAAGTTCCTCAAATTGGTAACGTGATTTTAGAAGATCATGTAGAAATTGGTGCAAATTCAACTATTGACCGCGCAACTTTAGGTTCAACTGTTATCAGAAAAGGCGTAAAGTTGGATAACCATATACAGGTAGCGCACAATGTTGAAATTGGCGAAAATACGGTAATTGCATCGCAAACCGGTATTGCAGGTTCTACAAAAATTGGTAAAAACTGCATTATTGGTGGTCAAGTTGGTATAGTAGGGCATATTACTATTGGTAATAATGTTCGTATTCAAGCACAAACAGGCGTAAGCAGAAGTGTAAAAGATGGCGAAGCCATTCAAGGAACACCAGCATTACCATACAACGCGTATAACAAATCTTTCATCCATTTTAAAAACTTGGATAAAATTGTAAAAGACATAAATAACCTTAAAAAAAATAATAAACTAGATTAA
- a CDS encoding bifunctional UDP-3-O-[3-hydroxymyristoyl] N-acetylglucosamine deacetylase/3-hydroxyacyl-ACP dehydratase, giving the protein MVKQTTIKEPISLEGVGLHTGQNVKMTFKPAPINNGFTFVRVDLEGAPVIEADANYVTTTQRGTSLEKRGVKINTTEHVLAAFVGCDIDNVIIELNASEPPIMDGSSKYFVEAIEKAGIVEQDAERKVYVVKEVISYVDEISGSEITIIPADEYSITTMVDFGTKVLGTQNANLKSVSHFKDEVANSRTFSFLHELEGLLANGLIKGGDLNNAIVYVDKEISDETMGHLKKAFDKEQISVKPNGILDNLTLHHPNEAARHKLLDVMGDLALIGMRIQGKVIANKPGHFVNTMFAKKMAKIIKNELRNYVPSYDLNKEPLMDVTKIMAMLPHRYPFLLVDKIIEMTDSQVVGVKNVTMNEEFFQGHFPGAPVMPGVLIVEAMAQTGGILILSSVPDPENYLTYFMKIDNVKFKHKVLPGDTLIFKLDLLSPIRRGICHMQANAYANGKLVAEAELMAQIVKVN; this is encoded by the coding sequence ATGGTTAAACAAACAACCATTAAGGAGCCAATCTCTTTAGAAGGAGTTGGGCTACATACTGGGCAAAACGTTAAAATGACATTCAAACCTGCACCAATTAACAACGGATTTACATTTGTTCGTGTTGATTTAGAAGGTGCACCCGTTATTGAAGCAGATGCAAATTATGTAACTACCACACAAAGAGGTACAAGTTTAGAAAAACGTGGTGTTAAAATTAATACTACAGAGCACGTACTTGCAGCTTTTGTTGGTTGTGACATTGATAACGTTATTATTGAATTAAATGCATCAGAACCTCCAATTATGGATGGTTCGTCAAAATACTTTGTTGAAGCGATTGAAAAAGCAGGCATTGTAGAACAAGATGCAGAACGTAAAGTTTATGTAGTAAAAGAAGTGATTTCGTACGTAGATGAAATATCGGGTAGTGAAATTACAATTATTCCAGCGGATGAATATTCTATTACTACCATGGTAGATTTTGGTACCAAGGTTTTAGGTACACAAAATGCCAATTTAAAATCAGTATCACATTTTAAAGACGAAGTTGCAAACAGCCGTACATTCTCATTTTTGCATGAATTAGAAGGTTTATTAGCTAACGGATTAATTAAAGGTGGCGATTTGAACAACGCTATTGTTTATGTAGATAAAGAAATATCTGACGAAACAATGGGGCATCTTAAAAAAGCTTTTGATAAAGAGCAAATTTCAGTAAAACCTAACGGAATTTTAGATAATCTAACCTTGCATCATCCAAACGAAGCTGCGCGTCATAAATTATTAGATGTTATGGGCGATTTAGCATTAATTGGTATGCGTATCCAAGGTAAAGTTATTGCCAACAAACCTGGCCATTTTGTAAACACTATGTTTGCTAAAAAAATGGCTAAAATCATTAAAAACGAGCTTAGAAATTACGTACCATCATACGATTTGAATAAAGAACCGCTAATGGACGTAACAAAAATTATGGCGATGTTACCACACCGTTATCCGTTTTTATTGGTAGATAAAATTATTGAAATGACCGACAGCCAGGTGGTTGGAGTTAAAAATGTTACCATGAATGAAGAATTCTTTCAAGGGCATTTTCCAGGAGCACCTGTTATGCCAGGCGTTTTAATAGTTGAGGCTATGGCGCAAACGGGAGGAATTTTAATTTTAAGTTCGGTACCAGACCCAGAAAATTACTTGACATATTTTATGAAAATAGATAATGTTAAGTTTAAACATAAAGTTTTACCTGGTGATACATTAATTTTTAAATTAGATTTATTATCACCAATTAGAAGAGGAATTTGTCATATGCAAGCCAATGCTTATGCAAATGGTAAATTAGTAGCAGAGGCCGAATTAATGGCTCAAATTGTAAAAGTGAATTAA